The DNA window GGATCAGTGCTATCCACCAGggagttggcacagattttgactgcttttccTCGGGGGAACTTGGTCCTTAGGAAATCTGTGAAATAggacatttcatagaatcgtagagttgaaagagaccccaagggccatccagtccaactccttgccaagcaggaaacaccatcaaagcattcttgacagatggctgtcaagcctccgcttaaagacctccaaagaaggagactccaccacactccttggtagcaaattccactgccgaacagctcccactgtcaggaagttcttcctaatgttgaggtggaatcttctttcttgtagtttgaatccattgctccgtgtccgcttctctggagcagcaggaaacaacctttctccctcctctcactgctgtccatggaggcgcaggtcaattccgtATTTCGAGCTATTAATGAtgactcttaaaaacaacaactataatcTATTTTTGTGGgactaggtgcgcagcctgggattCATTCTGGACACACAGCTGTCcgtggaggtgcaggtcaattctgtgtccagggcagctccatctggtacgctggatgagaccctaccagcctgcggactgcctcgccagagtggtgcatgctctagttatctcccgcttggactactgcaatgcgctctacgtggggctacctttgaaggtgacccggaaactacaactaacccagattgcggcagctagactggtgactgggagtggccgccgagaccacataacaccggtcttgaaagacctacattggctcccagtacgtttccgagcacaattcaaagtgttggtgctgaccttgaaagccctaaatggcctcggtccagtatacctgaaggagcgtctccacctccatcgctctgcccggacactgaggttcagcaccgagggccttctggcggttccctcgttgcgagaagccaagttgcagggaaccaggcagagggccttctcggtggttggCGGGGGTATTGTGAGACGTATATAGGGTGCCCAACGACCACGCTTACAGTCCCAGAGCATAAATGTGAATATTGTTTATAGGCACCtgcctgtatatatatatgtgtgtgtgatggaagGCTTAAAAGCGCTTTTTGCGCCCGGTGAGCTGGGGGGTCCCCTGGAGgaaaagcagggtggatttgatttatatcaaatcgatttaaatcacttgTCAGTGGGGCTTGatttaaatccattttttttttacagaaaggtttAATTTTGCCGGGCATCCTCTTCACATTGACACCTGCATAATGTAATAGACCTTTTCGCTTCTTTCAGCGACAATGCCCAGGTCTTCCAGCCGCACATCTTGCGCACCCGCCGGAACAGCACAACGGTCGTGAACCGGCACAGCATGGTAAGTGCTGGGGAGATCTCCAAAGAGCTTTCTAACCCCAGGAGTTTGTGGAGATGGAGGCTGTGTGGGAGACTGATGGACAGGCCAGCGGAGGCCCTGTTGCGTTTCAATCAAAGCTGAATTGGTTGCTGTGCTTGTCAGCCGTTGACTCTACtgcaggcacccctaaactcggccctccagctgtttggggactacattGCTGGGCCGTGTTCAAAAAGTGgcggtgggggatgagtgttcggacccctgggctctcacttgtggggtgcctcagggctctgtcctctcccccatgctctttaacatctacatgtggccgctgggagagatcatcagggggtttgggctgggtgttcatcagtatgcggatgacacccagctctacctctctttcaactcagaaccagtgaaggcggtgaaggtcctgtgtgagtgtctggaggcggttggaggatggatggcggctaacagattgaggttgaatcctgaaaagacagaagtactgtttgtgggggacaggaggcgggcaggtgtgggggactccctggtcctgaatggggtaactgtgcccctgaaggaccaggtgcgcagcctgggagtcattttggactcacagctgtccatggaggcgcaggtcaattctgtgcccagggcagctgtctatcagctccatctggtacgcaggctgagaccctacctgcccacggactgccTCGcccgagtggtgcatgctccagttatctcccgcttggactactgcaatgtgctctacgtggggctacctttgtaggtgacccggaaactacaactaacccagattgcggcagctagactggtgactgggagtggccgccgagaccacataacaccgatcttgaaagacctacattggctcccagtacgtttccgagcacaattcaaagtgttggtgctgaccttgaaagccctaaacggcctcggtccagtatacctgaagaagcgtctcctcccccatcgttctgcccggacactgaggtccagcgccgagggccttctggccgttccctcgctacgagaagccaagttacagggaaccaggcagagggccttctcggtggtggcgcctgccctgtggaacgccctcccaccagaggtcaaagagaagaacaattacaagacctttagaaagcatctcaaggcagccctgtttggtgaagcttttaatgtttggtggatttccgtattttaatattctgttggaagccgcccagagtggctgggggaagccggccagatgggtggggtacaaattattattattattattattattattattattattattattacaacccccatcatcattagctagcaggaccaggggtcagggatgatgggaattgtagtcccaaaacagctggaggtccgagtttgcctatgcctcttcTAGAGGTTGCTAGAACAGTACAACGGAGACAAaaaaagttgggtttttttaaaccctTTAATGCAGGtgtaggcaaacttggctctccaggagttttgggactacaactcccatcatccctgaccaatggtcctgttaggggtgatgggagttgtagtatcaaaacatttggagcgccgagtttgcccatctatgcctgctttaatgctactgttttgttttgttttcaaatcatttttattctttttatacttaaaacacaataaaacaaccacCGCAATATAACATATACATaagaataaacacacaaaaaaatataaTATATCTTTCTCAATTCTTAATATTTTCTCCACGTTTTGGGGTGACTTGCTCGAGTTCCCCCTACCTGCTCTTCATTAACAATAATCTTTAGcagtttctttttgttgtttagtcgtttagtcatgtccgactcttcgggaacccatggaccagagcacgccaggcactcctgtcttccactgcctcccgcagtttggtcagactcatgttcgtagctttgagaacactgtccaaccatcttgtcctctgtcgtccccttctccttgtgccctccatctttcccagcatcagggtcttctccagggagtccccttctccttgtgcccccaatctttcccagcatcagggtcttttccagggagtccccttctccttgtgccctccatctttcccaacatcagggtcttttccagggagtcttcttttctcatgaggtggccaaagtattggagcttcagcttcaggatctgtccttccagtgagcactcagggctgatttccttcagaacggagaggtttgatctttttgcagtccatgggactctcaagagtctcctccagcaccataattcaaaagcatcaatttttcggcgatcagccttctttctggtccagctctcacttccatacatcacttttgggaaaaccatagctttaactatacggacctttgtcggcaaggtgatgtctctgctttttaagatgctgtctaggtttgtcattgcttttctcccaagaagccggcgtcttttaatttcgtgactgctgtcaccatctgcagtgatcaaggagcccaagaaagtcaaatctctccctgcctccatttcttccccttctatttgcctggaggtgatgggaccagtggccatgatcttggtttttttgatgttgagctttagcAGTTTCTATATCCTAACTCATACACAGTTGATATTAAACTTTCCTCAAAAATTAACCTATTCTAAACCTGCGGTTTCTATACCTTGATTGCAACTGTTAACTCTTCGTTGGAACAAACCAGATTTCCATGGCACAGTTGAGATGCATGCTGTACTATCCAATCCAGACCATTGAaacctgtagatcaggcatccccaaattgtggccctccagatgttttgggactacagctcccatgatccctagctaacaggaccaggggtcagggatgatgggaattgtagtcccaaaacagctggagggccaagtttggggatgcttgccctaATATGACTCTCCTACCAAGGAGTTAATGCTTTCGTGTCCAGATTGTGCTCTGGAGCGTGaatgaaaaaggggaaaaaaaacagttTAGCATTTATTAAATTCACTCTGTTAAAAAACCCGACACACATAAAACCAAGGAAAGataaggaatggaatggaaagatAAGGAATGGAAAGTGACCCGACGGAAAGAAACTTTATAGTGCAAATTTAAATCCATCCAATTTAAATTGGCCGAATCTTGAAGTCGAAAGCCATCTTTTCCCGTcgataagatgccccctattttgggggactcgtatttaagaaaatgggggggagataTATCcctgtataagacaacccccccaTTTTTGactattattttttaggggggaaacctagtcttgtacagtggaacctctacttacgaataactgacaacccccaaaataaaattaaacaataataacttctgcttctcatgttcttatttcaaattttaaaaaatctaaatacagtgctacctctacttacgaataactcttcttacgaatgtttctacttacgaatggagctccgtccgccatcttggatgcggtttagataggactttttctacttacgaatttttagatagggttgcttcgacataCGAATtatttttccaatgcattcctatgggattcgatttgcgaattttttcaacttacaaatgtgcgttttttgacttacgaatgtgcattcagaacgcattaaattcatcagtagaggtaccactgtacacgggaaaatacggcaaatatttttttttaccgaaattccagtagcaccttagagaccaactaggttcgTTGTGGTTAGAAGCCTTCatgtgcatgcccacttcttcagattttgatGAGATCTTAATTTGGAAGTGTAATCCAATGAGAGTGAAGACGAGACACTTCAAATCCATCCAAAGTATCGTAATAGCACACACCAATTATATATTCCTTtggtaaaaaaatgaaaagtgtgGGACTTCCCATGTTCCAGATGTCTGGAGATAACGGTCCACATTCACGTCTCTGCATTTCCGGCTCTTGTTCAAATTTAAAACTAATCTTATCCACCCTCATTCTGAATCTGATCGGTCGTCGTTTCTGTGGCTCACGTCTTCTGTAGCAAAGTTTTTTGCATATGTATTATGCATATTGtatctacagtggtatctctacctacaaatgactcgacttacgaatggagctccgtccgccatcttgtggatgtggatgtagcctatcttgatttcagcaaggccattgacaaggtgccccatgagattcttgtaaagaagctggtaaaatgcgggctgctaccattcagtggatttgtaactggctggctgaccgaacccaaagggtgctcatcaatggctcctcttcatcctggagagtagtgactagtggggtgccacagggttctgtcttgggcccagtcttattcaacatcttcatcaatgacttggatgatgggcttgagggcatcctgagcaagtttgcagatgacaccaaattgggaggggtggctaatactccagaggacaggatcacacttcaaaatgaccttcacagattagacaactgggccaaagcaaacaagatgaagctgttgagctttttttttttttacggttTTGCCCCAAACCTATTGAGCTTCTTTTACgattttttaggattttaccccaaagttgtagagcttttttttttttttaggattgatgcTGTTGAGCTTTTATTACGGTTTTGCCCCAaacctgttgagcttcttttagggttgaagttgttgagcatgCAGTAAactttatttcctctttccataacttttTGCAAGATGAGAAACTTGCAAATTTCACATATAAATAACGTTTTCAGGTCCTGTCGTTGTTAAAATATCCAGAGTAATATGACCTTCCTTTGCAACAGATTTATATGATGGAGCTTGTCTGCGTCTGCATGAGAGAAACTGTCATTCCTCTTTCCTTTTAAGAAGAATGAATATTCTTTCCATGCTATAAAAATAAGGAGTTTTCAGGGCCACCTGCCTTGGAGTAGAGGCTGAGTGGTAGTATATTTCTCCTACATTAATATGGGTAGAATGTATATCTATCACAATCCATAGTCCTGGGGAGGTTACAGCTGTGGAAATATTAGTGTTCttgagggtggatttgatttaaatcatgatttaaaccaCTAGTCTGTAAGGCTTGCTTTGAATCACTTTTTTTACAGACAGGTTCAACCTTGCTGGCATCCTCTTCATAAAAACAGAACACTGAAGGTACACTttaacagggtggatttgatttaaatcaaatcgatttaaatcactagtggACTTGATTTGaatcattattaattttttacagAAAAGTAAGGGGTGACCTCCTAAAAAGTGAGGGGAAATGTCttatgcgtggtccctggagccaaattgcccaggggcgaaaagcagatcatgcttttttttttttagagaaagagctaaaggcaaacaagagagaaagaggaagccgctcagcagctgattgcaagagatcggggagggagataaggggtGCTAGCTCTCTTCCGGCcccggccccttgcccaggcctccattgttgaatgttctgcagagggaggctgtttgcttccccagcaacatgtgactggctgattagattaccagaagctgcagaactgtgagttgagcaggattccccccccttttcaaagTAAACTcgacaactttgagctgatccccccaaaaaacagggctttccccctttcctcctctgaaaactaagtgcgtcttatggtcaggtgcgtcttatggtgcCAAAAATATGGTGGCGGCTCATCTCTCCGCCTTTACAAAGTGGcgtgccaggttctgggagacacctggtttgagagcagtacatgtgaaaaggatctaggagtcctggtagaccacaaacttgacatgagtcaacagtgtgatgcagaagctcaaaaagccaatgcaattctgggctgcatcaagaggagtatagcgtctagatcaagggaagtaatagtaccactgtattctgctctggtcagacctcacctggaatagtgtgtccagttctgggcaccacagttcaagaaggagactgacaagctggaacgtgtccagaggagggtaaccaaaatggtcaaaggcctggaaacgatgccttatgaggaacggcttagggagctgggtatgtttagcctggagaagagaaggttaaggggtgatatgatagccatgttcaaatatatcaaaggatggcgtatagaggagggtgaaaggttgttttctgctgctccagagaagcggacacggagcaatggattcaagctacaagaaagaagattccacctcaacattaggaataacttcctgacagtaagagctgttcgacagtggaatttgctgccaagaagtgtggtggagtctccttctttggagttctttaagtagaggcttgacagacatatgtcaagaatgctttgatggtgtttcctgcttggcagggggttggactggatggcccttgtggtctcttccaactctatggttctatgattcttgaGTGTCGGCTTTCAGCCCAACCAAAGAAAGGTCACTTCTGAAAGGTCTGtgccttcttccttctctcctgcAGCTGATCACTTCCCCTACAGTTTGTATCCCCAGCAGCCGACTCCATCAGATCAGAAGGGTAAGTACAAACATATATAAAAGTTCTTTGGAATTGGTCTCTCAATAATGTCTCGGTTCTTTGGAGAAAACATTGTCTTGTGGGCTCTGCTCCCAAAACCAAgctctatttcccccccctttctaaaaCGGAAAAACTCTGGGTTTCTTAGCTAAGAATTGGGGTCTCCACGACACTATTCCTACCTCTCCCTAATTTTCAGAAGCGCAGATTTTTTCCGTGTAGAAGACTAGGTTTTCCTCCTAAAAGATAATGTCCAGAATTTGTGGTGCGTCTTATACGTGGGGGCATCTTATggacgggaaaatacggtagttACCGTagttaccatattttcccgtgtataagaatCTTACcctccaagtcccggactgcagaatccgggaccggcagccgtgtgaagTTTTCCGgctttttcttatttattcattttgctgcggcaaaccgcgcttcacaaGGCGGAATTACCACGAGACGAAgcaactcgcggaacgaattgcttccgtcttgcgaggcaccgctgtatatctccccccccattttctcaattcAGAGTCGCCAAAAATAGGGAGCCGTCTTacacatgggggcgtcttatagatgtaAAAATTAAGTGCAACTTAAGGGCAAGTTCTTGTTTGCAGGTTTGAGGTCCCACAGGGTGcatttaacccaggcataggcaaacttgaccccccccagatgttttgggactacaactcccatcatccctgaccactggtcctgcttgctagggatgaattgtgcctggaaacgtcctgggagccagcgcagatctttcaggactgctgttatatggtcctggtcaGACTTTATTTTACAGAAAGATTCAACCCTGTTCAACCCTCTTAAAATATCGACAACCAAAGGAAGGTTTCCTCTGCTGGgccattgagggctttcaaggtcagcactgacactttgaattgtgcctgaaaacatcctgggagccaatgcacacctttcaggaccggtgttatgtggtcttggcggccgctcccagtcctcattctagctgccacattctggattagttgcaattTCCGGATCaccatcaaaggtagccccacgtagagtgtgttgcagtagtccagcgatggccaaacttggtcccctccagctgtttttggaccacaactcccatcacagtaccagcatagctgccaagtctcccgtattccctgggaaatccccgtttttccagctgttcctagccgAAAAAactgaattttttgtttttccccggtttattctcagaagcgacttttgatgctgctctgcccagttccaaaatggctgcagtgcgacttctgctgtcagagaaataaggggcccggccggaaatagcaggccggaagtagctctgccgccattttggaactgggcggagcatgctcagaagtgacttttgatgctgcttttcccagttccaaaatggccgtcgcgccagaagtcgcactgcagccattttggaactgggcagagcagcatcaaaagtcgcttctgagcatgctctgcccagttccaaaatggcctccgggccagaataaaccggggggaaacaaaaaaataataataatccgttttttcagctaggaacagctggaaaaacggggatttcccagggaaaacgggagacttggcagctatggatgggagttgtaggaagTGATATTTTGTGGAGCAGAAAGTCGCCGAGAACTAAGCTGTGAATTCTTGTcctccaggaggaaggagtggattTGTTGAACAGAGAAGCGGCGCACGAAAGGTAGGTGCAACCGAgctggtttttttaagaaaacgaAGAAGCAGCCACTGTGTTCTCTCATCGCCACTGATGAGCCTTTTTGTGTTTTAGGGAAGTTCAGACAGCAATGCAGATAAGCCAATCATGGGAAGAAAGCTTGAGCCTGGTAAATCTTTTTTTTACAGATGTTTAATATTACCATTCCACTCCCTGCCTTCACCAGTGAGCTCAGAGTGGGGGATGGAGCGATTGACCGTGCTCTCTTTCATTGGGAACTTTTGTGGCGGCGACCTTTGTGGCTGCCGCGTCCCTCCCGCGAGGGTATCAACACGACCCTTTTGTGTCCCCAGAGCGACAACGACTTGGACAAATCGGAAAAATCCTCGTCTCCAAAGAGGATAGACTTCATTCCCGTCTCTCCGGCACCTTCGCCTACGAGGGGAATTGGAAAGGTGCGCCCGGAGACTTCCTCAGTTTGGGAGGGGCAAGGGAGGCGGCAGGGTGGGAAGACTTTTCTACAGGAACGAAacgatacagcggtacctcgcgGCACGAAAAAAAATCGCAAGACGGAAACGTTTTGCGATTTATTTTtgcagactcgcaagacgaagcagggtgccacgaggaggagaaagtcagaccaAGCCTCCTCCAGGGAGCCTGCCCGCCTCGTGCTTCTGCCGCCGCCATCGCCCGGCTTCCACAGGGACATGGTGATTGGCGATTGGCGCCGCCACACCGAAACGGCCGCCTGCGCGCGAACAGGAGAGACCCACcagacagcctgcctgcctgcatgtgAACGGGCtttctgtctggttgggcgcgagggtccggctgctggggaaggagggggggagcctctccctggccctcctcctgcttccccctccccttgaaaTATGAAAAACCTCAAGCCTTTTTGCGCTTCCACCCCCATAGGAACGCacaaattaaatttcaatgctcTTCGCAACACGAAATTATTgcaaacgactcgtggaacgaattgatTTGGTCTTGCGAGGCCTCACTGTATATAGttgtaccttgagttacaaacgcttcgtgttacaaactctgctaacctggaagagttaccttgagggATGAGAACGGAGAATTGTTTGCCGGCGGCAATTAGCAAAGcacacctcgggttatgaacagtttcaggttcagaacggacctccagaacgaaagaagttcataaccagaggtaccactgaccGATAAGCTCATTCATCATCTTCAGAGGAGGGACGCggatgggttaaaccacagagcctagggcttgtcgatcagaaggtcggcggttcgaatccctgcgacggggtgagctcccgtcgctcggtccctgctcctgccaacctagcagttcgaaagcacgtcaaagtgcaggtagataaatagggaccgctccagcgggaaggtaaacggcgtctccgtacgctgctccggttcgccggaagcggctttgtcatgctggccacatgacccggaagctgtaaagcgagatgagcgccgcaaccccagagtcggtcacaactggacctaatggtcaggggtcccttgaccctTTAATCTTCAGAGAGGACTGTGGGCACCAAGCCTTCTGGTTGCTTCTGTccagaaatggagagagaaataTCCTTTACTTTCCCATGTGTTCTGAGTCAAGTTAGAAACAGAAGCGCCGTCGCATTAAAAACCGTAGGTTCCCTGCTCGCTAACACCACAAAACTCTTGATCCAAAGCGTACAACCAAATAGCTGAATGCTCAGAAGCTGCAGGGCAGCTGAATTAAGATTTCCAGTGGCTTGGAGCCGGATTTAATGTCAAAGTAATTTGTGCCGGAACGAGTACCGCATAGCGTCATTTCAGCTTCCTTTGCTAGCAGGGGTGGAATCGTGAAATCCTGAGCAGTGAAATTTTGAGAACCTgctagaaccatagctgccaagtatcccgtatccgccgggaaaaccccttttttcttaccgtttcctggcggtctcccgtttagcgaaaaatcctggtattttcccttaaatcgggatacttggcagctatgagtggaggagaatgcaattgttagcaaccctaattacccggccatttttctggtgccgcttgcccttctatgggcaccagaaaatgccggcgccggaagtcgcttccgcgcatgaccggaagttgcgcgacgcgacttccggtggcgctttgcccttctatgggcatcagaagatggcgccggaagtcgcttttacgtgtttccggtcatgcgcggaagcgacttccggcgctggcgccgccattttctggtgcccatagaagggcgaagcgccaccggaagttgcgtcacgcaacttccagtcatgcgcgcgctgccgatcccggatatttacgacccggacttggcaggtatggctagaacagcatacctgccaagttgctgtcagagaaataaagggaccgggccggaagtagcaggccagaagtagcactgccgccattttggaactgggcggagcatgctcagaagtgacttttgatgctgctttgcccaattccaaaatggccgccgcgccagaataaaccgggggggaaacaaaaaaaatcagttttttcagctaggaacagctggagaaacggggatttcccggggaatacgggagacttggcagctatgttacctACAATgcctagtaaaaaggcttctgggttttttttaaataataaatgtatatttcaacttttttaaaaaagttcattataaatcatttcccagaaagcctttgccTCCTTACAGACCCGCCACATATGGTTAAGAAGTACCTTCTTTTCTTTACGTTTACGACGATTCCTCGTTTTATACATTTGAGTGAATTTCACTGCTTTTTGTATGATGATAAAACTTCTTTAAGGTGCTTTTCAATGCTGTGCTTGTCTTTCCCAGcaatgcttctctccctccctgcaaatGTTTGTGAGTAGCAATGGATTGCCTCCGAGCCCGATTCCTAGCCCCACAAGGAGATTTTCAAAGTAAGTCACTATATCTGAGAAAGCTTTTCTTAATAATCCGTTTGACTTCTGTACTGTTAAGTTCTACATAAAACTATGCCTGTGAATGGAACAGATCAGTGTGGATAGGGACCAATg is part of the Zootoca vivipara chromosome W, rZooViv1.1, whole genome shotgun sequence genome and encodes:
- the LOC118078710 gene encoding PABIR family member 2-like isoform X2; the protein is MAQAEKMELDLELPPAGSEGGGLRRSNSAPLIHGLSDNAQVFQPHILRTRRNSTTVVNRHSMLITSPTVCIPSSRLHQIRREEGVDLLNREAAHEREVQTAMQISQSWEESLSLSDNDLDKSEKSSSPKRIDFIPVSPAPSPTRGIGKQCFSPSLQMFVSSNGLPPSPIPSPTRRFSKRSQSPINCIRPSALGPIKRKGEMETESQPKRLFQGTTNMLSPDATHLSDLGSCLLSDALDGSSSGTNSDSLAKGATACAPAEPPATQSKPASPFASMDGLSPK
- the LOC118078710 gene encoding P2R1A-PPP2R2A-interacting phosphatase regulator 1-like isoform X4, which translates into the protein MAQAEKMELDLELPPAGSEGGGLRRSNSAPLIHGLSDNAQVFQPHILRTRRNSTTVVNRHSMLITSPTVCIPSSRLHQIRREEGVDLLNREAAHEREVQTAMQISQSWEESLSLSDNDLDKSEKSSSPKRIDFIPVSPAPSPTRGIGKQCFSPSLQMFVSSNGLPPSPIPSPTRRFSNRRSQSPINCIRPSALGPIKRKGEMETESQPKRLFQGTTNMLSPDATHLSDLGSCLLSDALDGSSSGTNSDSLAKGATACAPAEPPATQSKPASPFASMDGLSPK
- the LOC118078710 gene encoding PABIR family member 2-like isoform X1, with the translated sequence MAQAEKMELDLELPPAGSEGGGLRRSNSAPLIHGLSDNAQVFQPHILRTRRNSTTVVNRHSMLITSPTVCIPSSRLHQIRREEGVDLLNREAAHEREVQTAMQISQSWEESLSLSDNDLDKSEKSSSPKRIDFIPVSPAPSPTRGIGKTRKTKQGATRRRKSDQASSREPARLVLLPPPSPGFHRDMQCFSPSLQMFVSSNGLPPSPIPSPTRRFSKRSQSPINCIRPSALGPIKRKGEMETESQPKRLFQGTTNMLSPDATHLSDLGSCLLSDALDGSSSGTNSDSLAKGATACAPAEPPATQSKPASPFASMDGLSPK
- the LOC118078710 gene encoding P2R1A-PPP2R2A-interacting phosphatase regulator 1-like isoform X3; protein product: MAQAEKMELDLELPPAGSEGGGLRRSNSAPLIHGLSDNAQVFQPHILRTRRNSTTVVNRHSMLITSPTVCIPSSRLHQIRREEGVDLLNREAAHEREVQTAMQISQSWEESLSLSDNDLDKSEKSSSPKRIDFIPVSPAPSPTRGIGKTRKTKQGATRRRKSDQASSREPARLVLLPPPSPGFHRDMQCFSPSLQMFVSSNGLPPSPIPSPTRRFSNRRSQSPINCIRPSALGPIKRKGEMETESQPKRLFQGTTNMLSPDATHLSDLGSCLLSDALDGSSSGTNSDSLAKGATACAPAEPPATQSKPASPFASMDGLSPK